One Sediminicola sp. YIK13 DNA segment encodes these proteins:
- the hemL gene encoding glutamate-1-semialdehyde 2,1-aminomutase — protein sequence MLYKRSSALFNEAQKYIPGGVNSPVRAFKAVGGNPIFVKEAKGAYLYDEDGNKLIDFIASWGPMILGHAHEPVVNAVIEKAKKGTSFGMPTEIETDLAKLAVSMVPNIDKIRFVNSGTEACMSAVRLARGYTGKDKIIKFAGCYHGHSDSFLIQAGSGAVTFGSPNSPGVTQGTAKDTLLATYNDLSSVKALTDANRREIAAVIIEPVAGNMGCIIPDEDFMKGLRELCTKEGILLIFDEVMTGFRLGRGGAQQVLGIDADIVTFGKVIGGGLPVGAFASRNEIMDYLAPVGPVYQAGTLSGNPLAMSAGLAMLTELNNKPEIFRSLADKTAYLHKGFDRVLKGKGIPYQINRFGSMISLHFTDTPVVDFASSAKGDNETFKKYFHGMLSQGIYLPPSAFESYFLNDALTYEDLDATITALETIIPQLQ from the coding sequence ATGTTGTACAAAAGAAGTAGTGCCTTATTCAATGAGGCACAAAAATATATTCCAGGCGGCGTAAATTCTCCGGTAAGGGCTTTTAAGGCAGTAGGAGGTAATCCTATCTTCGTAAAAGAGGCAAAAGGTGCCTACCTCTACGATGAGGACGGTAATAAATTAATAGACTTTATTGCCTCTTGGGGCCCCATGATCCTAGGCCATGCCCATGAGCCCGTTGTAAATGCAGTCATAGAAAAGGCTAAGAAAGGTACTTCTTTTGGCATGCCCACGGAGATTGAAACGGACTTGGCGAAATTGGCGGTGTCCATGGTTCCAAATATCGACAAGATAAGATTTGTGAACAGTGGCACGGAAGCCTGTATGAGTGCCGTACGTTTGGCAAGGGGCTATACAGGAAAGGACAAGATCATAAAATTTGCTGGATGCTATCATGGACATTCCGATTCATTTCTTATTCAGGCAGGAAGCGGTGCAGTTACCTTTGGGAGCCCAAATAGTCCAGGCGTAACCCAGGGAACGGCTAAGGATACGCTCTTGGCAACCTACAACGATCTTTCCAGTGTCAAAGCATTGACTGATGCCAATAGAAGAGAAATAGCAGCCGTGATCATTGAACCTGTTGCGGGAAATATGGGTTGCATCATCCCGGATGAAGATTTTATGAAAGGCCTTAGGGAGCTTTGTACCAAAGAAGGGATACTGTTGATTTTTGATGAAGTGATGACCGGATTCCGTTTGGGAAGAGGGGGTGCCCAGCAGGTATTGGGTATCGATGCCGATATTGTAACCTTTGGCAAAGTAATTGGGGGAGGCTTGCCGGTTGGTGCTTTTGCCTCTCGAAACGAAATAATGGATTATTTGGCGCCAGTAGGGCCCGTATACCAAGCAGGTACGCTAAGTGGAAATCCTTTGGCGATGAGTGCAGGGCTGGCAATGTTGACCGAATTGAACAATAAACCAGAGATATTCCGCAGCCTTGCCGATAAGACCGCCTACCTACACAAAGGTTTTGATAGGGTTCTGAAAGGGAAGGGTATACCTTATCAGATCAACAGGTTTGGATCTATGATCTCATTACATTTTACCGATACGCCCGTGGTTGATTTTGCTTCCTCGGCTAAAGGTGACAATGAAACATTTAAGAAGTACTTTCATGGGATGCTTTCCCAAGGGATCTATTTGCCACCAAGTGCCTTTGAAAGTTATTTCCTGAATGATGCCTTGACTTACGAAGATTTAGACGCCACCATTACAGCTTTGGAAACCATTATTCCACAACTGCAGTAA
- a CDS encoding glucosaminidase domain-containing protein, protein MIQRLGLFIILAIFLTSCGAKKRASKTNRDRRNHQTTVNRADNNTQNKVDPDGYPLPEDEGKFVRFPIASTQEYIQTFAEIAKFEMKAYGIPASITLAQGILESGGGRGALTMRTNNHFGIKCHTNWSGDYDYHDDDEKGECFRKYNHPMYSFRDHSEFLSSRARYASLFELDSDDYKGWAQGLSDAGYATDKRYPQKLISFIEQYELYKYDKDVANEGYVVKKESKDYDYKVHVVTKGDTLYSISRKYFVSVNDLMKLNKMNNSNLAIGQEVIVKSEKIKK, encoded by the coding sequence ATGATACAACGCTTAGGGTTATTTATAATACTAGCCATTTTTTTGACGAGCTGTGGAGCAAAAAAGAGGGCCTCCAAAACCAACAGGGATAGAAGGAACCATCAAACTACAGTAAACAGAGCTGACAACAACACGCAAAACAAGGTGGATCCCGATGGGTATCCTTTACCGGAGGATGAAGGAAAATTTGTACGGTTTCCAATTGCCTCCACGCAGGAGTACATTCAAACTTTTGCAGAAATAGCAAAATTTGAAATGAAAGCCTATGGCATCCCGGCAAGTATTACCTTGGCCCAGGGAATCTTGGAAAGCGGTGGAGGTAGGGGTGCCCTTACCATGAGGACCAACAATCATTTTGGGATAAAATGTCATACGAATTGGAGTGGCGATTATGATTACCACGATGATGACGAAAAGGGAGAGTGTTTCAGGAAATACAACCACCCCATGTATTCCTTTAGGGACCATAGTGAATTCTTGTCCTCTAGGGCCAGATATGCTTCCTTGTTCGAATTGGATTCTGACGATTACAAGGGATGGGCCCAAGGCCTTAGTGATGCAGGTTATGCAACGGATAAGCGGTACCCCCAGAAATTGATTTCCTTTATTGAGCAATATGAACTTTACAAATATGATAAGGACGTGGCCAATGAAGGGTACGTGGTCAAAAAAGAATCAAAAGACTATGACTATAAAGTACATGTGGTGACCAAAGGGGATACCTTGTACTCCATTTCGCGCAAGTATTTTGTTTCCGTGAATGACTTAATGAAATTGAATAAAATGAACAACAGCAATCTGGCCATCGGTCAGGAAGTGATTGTTAAATCCGAAAAAATCAAAAAATAA
- a CDS encoding 1-aminocyclopropane-1-carboxylate deaminase/D-cysteine desulfhydrase, with amino-acid sequence MKVYNQRIELPVLQEKGVSLFVKREDLIHPFISGNKFRKLTYNLSEAKRLGHDTLLTFGGAFSNHIAATAYAGKEHGLKSIGIIRGDELVDHWQDNPTLAWAKEQGMQFKFVSREAYRSKESPEFLEQLKQEFGSFYCIPEGGANALAVKGCEEILTEEDSVFDVICVCVGTGGTIAGLINSSMIHQKVLGFPALKGDFLRKDICKFAQRENWDLNTQYHFGGYGKVTKELIDFINDFKSKTSIPLDPVYTGKMLFGILELVRKDYFEPKTKILAIHSGGLQGIAGMNIVLKKKNLPLIEL; translated from the coding sequence GTGAAGGTTTATAATCAACGTATTGAATTGCCCGTGTTACAAGAGAAGGGGGTCTCCCTATTTGTTAAGCGGGAAGACCTGATACACCCCTTTATTTCTGGTAATAAATTTAGGAAACTTACCTATAATCTATCAGAGGCCAAGCGTTTGGGTCATGATACCCTCTTGACCTTTGGCGGCGCCTTTTCCAACCATATTGCTGCAACTGCCTATGCTGGGAAAGAGCATGGACTAAAATCCATCGGCATCATACGAGGGGACGAACTTGTGGATCATTGGCAAGATAATCCTACCCTGGCTTGGGCAAAAGAGCAAGGCATGCAATTTAAATTCGTTTCCCGAGAGGCCTACCGTTCCAAAGAGAGCCCTGAATTTTTGGAACAGTTAAAGCAGGAATTTGGGTCATTTTATTGCATACCCGAAGGTGGGGCAAATGCCTTGGCGGTTAAGGGCTGTGAGGAAATTTTGACAGAAGAGGATTCAGTATTTGACGTCATCTGCGTATGTGTGGGTACAGGGGGTACCATTGCAGGTTTGATCAATTCATCAATGATACATCAAAAAGTATTAGGTTTCCCCGCATTAAAAGGTGATTTTTTGCGAAAAGATATTTGTAAATTTGCCCAAAGGGAAAACTGGGACCTGAATACCCAGTATCACTTTGGGGGATATGGGAAGGTGACCAAAGAGTTGATAGATTTTATAAACGACTTTAAATCGAAAACCTCAATCCCATTGGATCCGGTATATACAGGAAAAATGCTATTTGGAATTTTGGAACTGGTCCGCAAGGATTATTTTGAGCCCAAAACCAAAATTTTGGCGATCCATTCTGGAGGGTTGCAAGGAATAGCAGGAATGAACATTGTTTTGAAAAAGAAAAATTTACCATTGATTGAACTATGA
- a CDS encoding DUF5522 domain-containing protein, with protein MKKIIPLEEGDFYLSPEGYKVFTGKYHLKRGYCCESGCRHCPYGYDKKTNRR; from the coding sequence ATGAAGAAAATTATTCCTTTGGAAGAGGGCGACTTTTATCTTTCCCCTGAAGGGTACAAGGTGTTTACCGGAAAATACCATTTAAAAAGGGGGTATTGCTGTGAAAGCGGTTGTAGACATTGCCCCTATGGATATGACAAGAAAACAAATCGCAGATAA
- a CDS encoding DUF4136 domain-containing protein, producing the protein MKKFAYVIAPLLVLLFMGSCTSVRVLSDYDKEVNFNSFKSYAFYKTGIDKAQISDLDKKRILKAIEVEMANKGFVKSNDPDILISIFTKEREQVDVYNNYWGGGFGWGWSPYYWGWGPGFGWGPGFGWGGGNNVSTRTEGSLYIDMIDARNKELVWQGRGVGTLNNTRNIEKKEERIKEFVSEILQAYPPMLASK; encoded by the coding sequence ATGAAAAAATTTGCATATGTAATTGCACCGTTACTTGTACTCCTCTTTATGGGTTCCTGTACATCGGTAAGGGTACTATCGGATTATGATAAAGAGGTGAATTTCAATTCCTTTAAATCATACGCCTTCTATAAAACCGGCATTGACAAGGCACAAATTTCAGATTTAGATAAGAAACGAATTCTGAAAGCTATTGAAGTCGAAATGGCCAACAAGGGTTTTGTGAAATCCAACGACCCTGATATATTGATCAGCATTTTCACCAAAGAGCGCGAACAGGTAGATGTTTATAACAACTACTGGGGAGGCGGATTTGGATGGGGATGGAGTCCCTACTACTGGGGATGGGGTCCAGGATTTGGTTGGGGCCCAGGATTTGGTTGGGGTGGCGGCAATAATGTAAGCACCCGCACAGAAGGTTCCCTTTATATTGATATGATAGATGCCAGGAACAAGGAACTGGTCTGGCAGGGAAGAGGTGTTGGCACTTTAAACAATACCAGAAACATAGAAAAGAAGGAGGAACGAATCAAAGAATTTGTCTCAGAAATCCTACAGGCCTATCCCCCTATGTTGGCCTCCAAATAA
- a CDS encoding aromatic amino acid hydroxylase, producing the protein MSYKSNHILDKLPKHLKQYIKPQNYDDYTSINQAVWRYVMRKNVDYLSRVAHKSYMDGLKKTGISIDHIPNMYGMNRILKEIGWAAVAVDGFIPPSAFMEFQAYNVLVIASDIRQLNHIEYTPAPDIIHEGAGHAPIIANPEYAEYLRRFGEIGCKALSSAKDYELYEAVRHLSIIKEASDTPQEEVDKAEKLIEDLQQNMGEPSEMALIRNLHWWTVEYGLIGTVEQPKIYGAGLLSSIGESAWCMTDEVKKIPYSSEAAHTSFDITKPQPQLFVTPDFAFLSQVLEEFANTMALRTGGLKGITKLIHSNALGTAELSTGLQISGVFDRVIQFDNKPAYITTKGKTALSYRERELVGHSTKHHSEGFGSPIGMLKGINLAIEDMSPRDLKAYHIYEGETVSLEFESGVKVTGDIVTGTRNLRGKIILITFENCTVTYQDETLYQPDWGLYHMAVGEKVISAFNGPADLNSFDLVSHKLTETTIKAKKTKETTQLELLYQQIRDFREGTNTTISRNKVFQEVKANYPKDWLLSVELYELAVSNGDEKFAADIVEHLEKVKQENPKLGHLIDDGLTLADQSLVG; encoded by the coding sequence ATGTCCTATAAGAGCAATCATATATTAGATAAGCTGCCAAAGCACCTTAAGCAGTACATAAAACCTCAGAACTATGACGATTATACCTCGATCAATCAGGCTGTATGGCGCTATGTTATGCGAAAGAACGTGGATTACCTAAGTAGGGTCGCTCACAAAAGTTACATGGACGGACTTAAAAAAACAGGTATTTCCATTGACCATATTCCCAATATGTACGGCATGAACCGTATTCTAAAAGAAATAGGATGGGCGGCAGTTGCCGTTGACGGTTTTATCCCACCTTCTGCATTTATGGAATTCCAAGCTTATAACGTCTTGGTCATTGCATCGGATATCCGCCAACTGAACCATATAGAATACACCCCGGCACCGGATATTATTCACGAAGGCGCGGGGCACGCACCTATCATTGCCAATCCTGAGTACGCAGAATACCTAAGGCGTTTTGGGGAAATCGGCTGCAAGGCGCTTTCCAGCGCCAAGGATTATGAACTTTATGAGGCGGTGCGACATTTATCTATCATCAAGGAAGCTTCGGACACGCCACAGGAGGAAGTGGACAAAGCAGAAAAATTGATAGAAGATTTGCAGCAAAACATGGGGGAACCCAGTGAAATGGCCCTGATTAGGAACCTACATTGGTGGACCGTAGAATACGGCCTGATAGGGACCGTGGAGCAACCAAAAATATATGGAGCAGGACTCTTATCCTCCATTGGTGAAAGTGCGTGGTGCATGACGGATGAGGTGAAAAAGATACCATATTCCTCTGAGGCCGCACACACCTCTTTTGATATTACCAAACCCCAGCCACAACTCTTTGTGACTCCAGATTTTGCATTTTTAAGTCAGGTTTTGGAAGAATTTGCAAATACCATGGCCTTGCGTACGGGAGGTTTGAAGGGAATTACAAAACTAATCCATTCCAATGCATTGGGCACAGCGGAACTTAGCACAGGACTGCAAATATCAGGTGTATTTGATCGTGTGATCCAATTTGACAACAAGCCAGCCTATATTACAACTAAAGGCAAGACTGCCCTTTCTTATCGAGAAAGGGAATTGGTAGGACACAGCACCAAACATCATTCAGAAGGGTTTGGCTCTCCCATTGGCATGCTCAAAGGCATTAATCTGGCCATTGAAGACATGAGCCCTAGGGATTTAAAGGCCTATCATATATATGAAGGGGAAACTGTCTCCTTAGAGTTTGAAAGCGGCGTTAAGGTTACAGGTGACATTGTAACGGGCACAAGGAACCTCAGAGGGAAAATCATCCTTATCACATTTGAAAACTGCACAGTAACCTACCAAGATGAGACACTGTACCAACCAGATTGGGGCTTGTACCATATGGCGGTAGGAGAAAAAGTAATATCTGCCTTTAACGGGCCGGCAGATCTCAATAGTTTTGATTTGGTATCCCATAAACTTACGGAAACCACCATAAAGGCCAAAAAAACAAAAGAGACCACCCAGTTGGAATTGCTTTACCAACAAATCAGGGATTTCAGGGAAGGTACAAATACAACCATCTCAAGAAACAAGGTTTTCCAAGAAGTCAAGGCCAACTATCCGAAAGACTGGCTGCTATCCGTAGAACTCTATGAATTGGCCGTGAGCAATGGGGATGAAAAATTTGCTGCAGATATTGTAGAACATCTTGAAAAGGTAAAGCAAGAAAATCCAAAACTGGGCCACCTAATCGATGATGGTCTTACCTTGGCAGATCAAAGCTTGGTAGGGTAG
- a CDS encoding GSCFA domain-containing protein, whose amino-acid sequence MKLQTIVPLDAAKKPLGYDSQILTLGSCFAEHIGKKLQYYKYRSVLNPFGILFHPLAIENLISRAMAKKEYTKTDIFFLNERWHCFDGHSILSNASEVALLDKLNNGLQQTREQIKGASHILITLGTAWVYRNNTSGAIVANCHKVPQKQFAKELLSLDEVASSLERIIKLVRSNNPQAQLVFTVSPVRHLKDGFVENQQSKAHLIAAVHKVLKEESISYFPSYEIMMDELRDYRFYAEDMVHPNDLAIRYIWEKFKESWVDKKAYPVMEKVGEVQRGLNHRPFDPDSAQHIAFTKSLKEKMDVLKQSYPYMEF is encoded by the coding sequence ATGAAACTTCAAACAATAGTGCCCCTCGATGCAGCGAAAAAGCCTTTGGGCTATGATAGCCAAATATTGACTCTGGGATCTTGCTTCGCTGAGCACATAGGTAAGAAGTTGCAGTACTACAAGTATCGTTCTGTGCTCAACCCTTTTGGGATATTGTTCCATCCATTGGCCATTGAAAATTTGATCTCTAGGGCGATGGCAAAGAAAGAATATACCAAAACTGACATCTTCTTTTTAAATGAACGATGGCATTGTTTTGATGGGCATTCAATATTGAGCAATGCCTCTGAGGTAGCGCTATTGGATAAATTGAACAATGGGTTACAACAGACCCGTGAACAAATTAAAGGGGCATCCCATATTTTGATTACCCTGGGGACAGCCTGGGTATACCGGAACAATACATCGGGTGCAATAGTGGCCAATTGTCATAAAGTTCCCCAAAAACAATTTGCCAAAGAGCTACTTTCGTTAGATGAGGTTGCTTCAAGTCTCGAGCGAATTATCAAATTGGTGCGGTCTAATAATCCTCAAGCACAACTGGTGTTTACAGTCTCCCCGGTACGGCATTTAAAAGATGGTTTTGTGGAGAACCAACAAAGTAAGGCACACCTCATAGCTGCTGTTCACAAGGTGCTAAAGGAAGAATCTATATCTTATTTCCCTTCTTATGAGATTATGATGGACGAGCTGCGCGATTATCGTTTTTATGCGGAGGATATGGTACATCCTAACGATCTTGCCATTAGGTATATTTGGGAAAAGTTCAAAGAGAGCTGGGTAGACAAAAAGGCCTATCCCGTCATGGAAAAGGTTGGAGAAGTGCAGCGAGGTTTAAACCACAGGCCATTTGATCCAGATTCTGCCCAACATATCGCATTCACGAAATCTTTGAAAGAAAAAATGGATGTGCTTAAGCAATCCTATCCATACATGGAGTTTTAA
- the alaS gene encoding alanine--tRNA ligase, producing MKSQEARNTFLEFFKEKSHKIVPSAPMVIKDDPTLMFTNAGMNQFKEYFLGNSVPKSKRATDTQKCLRVSGKHNDLEEVGKDTYHHTMFEMLGNWSFGDYFKKEAISWAWELLTEVYKIDKESLYVSVFEGSKDADNLGMDTEALELWKAIVPEDRIIYGNKKDNFWEMGDQGPCGPCSEIHVDIRSKEEKAKVSGASLVNQDHPQVVEIWNLVFMQYNRKADGSLESLPAKHVDTGMGFERLCMVLQGVKSNYDTDVFTPIIREIETITDSEYGKDEEKDIAIRVIADHIRAVSFSIADGQLPSNTGAGYVIRRILRRAIRYGFTFLDTKEPFMYRLVQVLSRTMGQAFPELKEQHQLIENVVKEEEHSFLKTLDQGLVLLDSVLANAKGKLIDGRKAFELYDTYGFPIDLTSLILAERGFQLDEKGFEVAMQEQKSRSRSASEVSKEDWTILRNDPEQEFVGYDMLEANVKLVKYRKVTSKKEGEQYQLVFNMTPFYPEGGGQVGDKGYLETSNGNVIYILDTKKENNEILHFSKNLPEDLTEIFKAVVDQNQRQRTAANHTATHLLHQALREVLGSHVEQKGSAVHSKYLRFDFSHFAKLTSDELRDVEDFVNARIDGRIPLEEHRSVPMEEALKQGAMALFGEKYGDAVRTVRFGKSIELCGGTHVKNTADIWHFKIRSEGAVASGIRRIEAITSDAVKDFYFENNRTLHEIKDLLNNAPDPKKAVETLQEENSALKKQVEALLKDKAKNVKGDLLNELSEVNGIQFLTKKIDLDAASIKDLSFEMGANKTNLFLLFATEQDGKALLACYISKELVASKQLNAGTIVRELGKFIQGGGGGQPFFATAGGKNPAGIPEALEKAKEYLQ from the coding sequence ATGAAATCCCAAGAAGCAAGAAATACGTTTTTAGAATTTTTTAAAGAAAAATCACACAAGATCGTGCCCTCGGCCCCTATGGTCATTAAGGACGATCCCACCCTAATGTTCACCAATGCTGGGATGAACCAGTTTAAGGAGTACTTTTTAGGAAACAGTGTGCCCAAATCCAAAAGGGCAACCGACACCCAAAAATGCCTTAGGGTAAGTGGAAAGCACAATGATCTGGAAGAGGTGGGGAAGGATACCTACCACCACACCATGTTTGAGATGTTGGGGAATTGGAGTTTTGGAGACTACTTTAAAAAAGAAGCGATCTCCTGGGCTTGGGAGTTGCTAACAGAGGTCTACAAAATTGATAAGGAGAGCCTATATGTTTCTGTTTTTGAAGGAAGCAAAGATGCGGATAACTTGGGAATGGATACGGAGGCTTTGGAATTATGGAAAGCCATAGTCCCTGAGGACCGTATTATCTATGGCAATAAAAAGGACAACTTTTGGGAAATGGGAGATCAGGGGCCTTGCGGACCTTGCTCTGAGATACACGTTGATATCCGTTCCAAAGAAGAAAAGGCCAAAGTTTCGGGTGCATCTTTGGTAAATCAGGACCACCCTCAGGTTGTGGAGATATGGAACCTGGTATTTATGCAATACAACAGAAAGGCCGATGGGAGTCTGGAGTCCCTTCCAGCAAAACATGTAGATACCGGCATGGGCTTTGAGCGTCTTTGTATGGTTTTGCAAGGGGTAAAATCTAACTACGATACGGATGTGTTTACTCCAATAATTAGGGAAATAGAGACCATTACCGATTCCGAATACGGGAAAGATGAAGAAAAAGATATAGCTATTAGAGTGATTGCCGATCATATCCGTGCCGTATCATTTTCCATTGCTGATGGCCAATTGCCAAGTAATACAGGTGCTGGTTATGTGATCCGCAGGATTCTTAGAAGGGCTATTAGATATGGATTTACATTTCTAGATACCAAAGAACCTTTTATGTACAGGTTGGTTCAAGTTCTTAGTCGCACTATGGGACAAGCATTTCCAGAGTTGAAGGAACAGCACCAGTTGATAGAGAACGTGGTCAAGGAAGAAGAACATTCGTTTTTAAAGACATTGGATCAGGGTTTGGTGCTCTTGGATAGTGTTTTGGCAAACGCAAAAGGAAAATTGATTGATGGAAGAAAGGCATTTGAGCTTTATGATACGTATGGCTTCCCAATAGACCTTACCTCTCTTATCCTTGCGGAAAGAGGATTTCAATTGGATGAAAAAGGATTTGAGGTGGCTATGCAGGAACAGAAGTCCCGTTCTCGTTCCGCATCGGAAGTATCCAAGGAAGACTGGACCATTTTAAGGAATGACCCGGAACAGGAATTTGTGGGGTACGATATGTTGGAAGCCAATGTGAAGTTGGTCAAATATAGAAAAGTGACCTCCAAAAAGGAAGGGGAGCAATATCAATTGGTGTTTAATATGACCCCGTTCTATCCTGAAGGTGGAGGACAGGTAGGAGATAAGGGGTACTTGGAGACTTCCAATGGAAATGTGATCTACATTTTGGATACAAAGAAAGAGAACAATGAAATATTGCATTTCAGCAAGAACCTCCCTGAGGATCTAACAGAGATATTCAAGGCAGTCGTAGACCAAAACCAAAGACAGCGCACTGCTGCCAACCATACTGCAACACACCTGTTGCACCAAGCACTTAGGGAGGTGTTGGGCTCCCATGTGGAACAAAAAGGCTCTGCCGTACATTCAAAATATTTACGTTTCGATTTCTCCCATTTTGCTAAGCTTACTAGCGATGAGTTAAGGGATGTTGAGGATTTTGTAAATGCTAGGATAGATGGTCGTATTCCTCTTGAAGAACACAGAAGTGTGCCTATGGAAGAGGCCTTGAAACAAGGTGCTATGGCTCTTTTTGGGGAGAAATACGGAGATGCCGTGCGTACCGTACGCTTCGGGAAATCCATAGAACTTTGCGGGGGAACCCACGTAAAGAATACTGCGGATATATGGCATTTTAAAATAAGATCGGAAGGAGCCGTGGCATCGGGAATTAGAAGGATAGAAGCCATAACGTCCGATGCGGTCAAGGATTTTTATTTTGAGAATAATAGGACCTTGCATGAGATAAAGGATTTGCTGAACAATGCCCCGGATCCAAAAAAGGCAGTAGAAACCTTGCAGGAGGAAAACAGCGCCCTTAAAAAGCAAGTGGAAGCCTTACTGAAAGACAAAGCGAAAAATGTAAAAGGGGATTTGTTGAACGAATTATCCGAGGTTAATGGGATTCAATTTTTGACCAAGAAGATAGATTTAGATGCAGCGAGTATCAAGGACCTTTCCTTTGAGATGGGAGCCAATAAAACAAATCTTTTCTTATTGTTCGCTACGGAGCAGGATGGAAAGGCATTGTTAGCTTGTTATATTTCCAAAGAGTTGGTTGCCTCCAAGCAATTGAATGCAGGAACAATTGTTCGTGAATTGGGTAAATTTATCCAAGGTGGAGGAGGGGGACAACCTTTCTTTGCAACGGCGGGAGGTAAAAATCCGGCAGGGATACCCGAGGCATTGGAAAAAGCAAAAGAATATTTGCAGTAG
- a CDS encoding M23 family metallopeptidase: MSKVKYFYDPDTLSYRKIEPKKSRKYRNLTFFLLGSAIFGLLGLIVILNTNILNTPRELSLQREVKNYELQFELLGKKMEQMEQVLANIEDRDNNIYRLYFEANPIPEEQRRAGFGGVNRYKSLEGFNNSEMIIGTTKRMDIIQKQMVIQSKSLDEITKLAAEKEKLLAAIPAIQPISNDKLTRMASGYGWRSDPFTKARKMHWGMDFTSPKGTPIYASGDGKVTRADNNSSGYGKHIRIDHGYGYISLYGHLSNYNVKSGQRVKRGDLIGFVGSTGRSEAPHLHYEVWKDGDRINPINFYYGSLTAEEFENMLKYATQENQSLD, translated from the coding sequence ATGTCTAAAGTAAAATATTTTTACGACCCGGACACTCTTTCATATCGAAAGATAGAGCCCAAAAAATCTAGAAAATATAGGAACTTAACGTTTTTTCTATTGGGTTCGGCCATCTTTGGTTTGCTGGGACTTATCGTCATTTTAAACACCAATATTTTAAATACTCCAAGGGAACTTTCCTTACAGCGTGAAGTAAAAAATTACGAGCTGCAATTTGAGCTGTTGGGCAAAAAAATGGAACAAATGGAACAGGTCCTTGCCAATATTGAGGACAGGGACAATAATATCTACCGTTTGTATTTTGAAGCCAATCCTATTCCTGAAGAGCAGCGACGAGCGGGATTTGGTGGAGTCAACAGATACAAATCTTTGGAGGGCTTCAATAACTCTGAAATGATCATTGGTACTACCAAACGAATGGATATCATCCAAAAACAGATGGTGATACAGTCGAAGTCTTTGGACGAGATCACCAAATTAGCAGCAGAAAAAGAAAAACTATTGGCGGCCATTCCTGCGATACAGCCAATCTCCAATGATAAGCTTACCCGTATGGCATCTGGTTACGGCTGGCGCTCAGATCCTTTTACCAAGGCAAGAAAAATGCATTGGGGCATGGATTTCACCTCCCCAAAAGGCACACCTATCTATGCCTCTGGCGATGGTAAGGTCACTAGGGCCGACAATAATTCTTCAGGATATGGGAAACATATTCGCATAGATCATGGATACGGATACATTAGCCTTTACGGACATTTGAGCAATTACAATGTGAAGTCCGGCCAACGTGTTAAAAGAGGAGACCTCATCGGTTTTGTGGGAAGTACAGGTCGTTCTGAAGCCCCCCATTTACATTATGAAGTATGGAAAGATGGCGATCGTATCAACCCTATAAATTTCTATTACGGAAGTTTAACGGCGGAAGAATTTGAGAACATGCTGAAATACGCCACACAAGAAAACCAATCTCTGGATTAA
- a CDS encoding MerR family transcriptional regulator, producing the protein MHIELPEKRYYGIGEVAKAFGVNTSLIRFWEKEFDVLQPKKNAKGNRKFTPQDIKNLQLIFHLVKERGFTLEGAKTHLKEEKQKTLSTFDIISKLEGIKAELIKIKNQL; encoded by the coding sequence ATGCATATAGAACTTCCTGAAAAAAGGTATTATGGTATTGGGGAAGTCGCCAAAGCCTTTGGCGTGAACACTTCACTCATCCGTTTCTGGGAGAAGGAATTTGATGTGCTCCAGCCTAAAAAAAATGCCAAGGGCAATAGAAAGTTCACCCCCCAGGACATAAAAAATTTGCAATTGATCTTTCATTTGGTAAAAGAACGCGGCTTTACCCTGGAGGGGGCAAAAACCCATTTGAAGGAAGAAAAACAGAAAACCCTTTCTACTTTTGATATTATTTCCAAATTAGAGGGGATCAAGGCCGAACTGATAAAAATAAAAAACCAATTATAA